The proteins below come from a single Mugil cephalus isolate CIBA_MC_2020 chromosome 7, CIBA_Mcephalus_1.1, whole genome shotgun sequence genomic window:
- the LOC125010172 gene encoding discoidin domain-containing receptor 2-like codes for MKVTEVKLIRLHIFLLLLAVTVRCQVNPEMCRYPLGMTGGQIEDEDISASSHWSESTAARFGRLDFDNGDGDGAWCPDIMSEPDGLKEYLQVDLRSLHFITLVGTQGRHADGMGNEFAQRYRIKYSRDGSTWVGWHDRKGRQVIEGNRNAYDVVLKDLEPPIIARFVRFMPVTDHSMIVCMRVELYGCEWLDGLMSYSIPDGHQMIYRGLDVFFNDSVYDGASAESSSVHPFTKLTKGLGQLTDGTWGLDDFLHSHIYSMWPGYDYVGWNNRSFPRGYVELIFDFDHVRNFTSMKVHCNNMFSRGVRMFRQVTCYFRSESEWEADPVTFRPTVDRVSQNARFITVPLGDHTASAIKCRFHFSDLWMLFSEVAFQSGSAVYNTSLTPRKHGPPTNILPGDDPTHKVDDSNTRILIGCLVAIIAILMTIIVIILWRQVWQKMLEKASRRMLDDELTARLAVQTQAFSFHHSSLCSEGGSTSNSTYERIFPLCADYQEPSRLIRKLPEFAQSSEHLELSTSCRALAASASDSAPHYAEADIISLQESSDSSTHSITAVSMNLFSGTDSSMREFPRQKLTFKEKLGEGQFGEVHLCEAEGMQDFLDEDLSIEGNNESPLLVAVKTLREDANKNARNDFLKEIRIMSRLRDPNIVRLLAVCVDTDPLCMITEYMENGDLNQFLCSLRLKEEDKADEEEEKEGKSMVCYVKLIGMAVQIASGMKYLSSLNFVHRDLATRNCLVGKNYTIKIADFGMSRNLYRGDYYRIQGRAVLPIRWMSWESILLGKFTMASDVWAFGVTLWEILTLCKEQPYSQLSDEQVIENTGEFFRDKGKQVYLPKPPCCPDSVYNDLMLGCWRRNAKQRPSFQEINTQLMESLAQQK; via the exons ATGAAGGTCACGGAGGTGAAGCTGATCAGGCTCCATATCttcttgctgctgctggctgtcaCTGTAAGATGTCAAGTCAACCCAG AAATGTGTCGCTATCCTCTTGGGATGACTGGTGGACAGATTGAGGATGAGGACATCTCTGCCTCCAGTCACTGGTCTGAGTCCACTGCTGCAAGATTTGGAAG ACTTGACTTTGACAACGGAGACGGCGACGGTGCCTGGTGTCCTGACATCATGTCAGAGCCGGACGGGCTCAAGGAGTATCTCCAGGTCGACCTGCGCTCACTGCATTTCATCACGCTGGTGGGTACCCAAGGTCGCCACGCCGACGGAATGGGTAATGAGTTCGCCCAGCGATACAGGATCAAGTACAGCCGGGACGGCAGCACCTGGGTGGGATGGCATGACAGGAAGGGAAGGCAG GTCATCGAGGGCAACAGGAACGCTTACGATGTGGTGCTAAAGGATCTGGAGCCTCCCATCATAGCTCGCTTTGTCCGCTTCATGCCTGTGACGGATCACTCCATGATCGTGTGTATGAGAGTGGAGCTCTACGGCTGTGAATGGCTGG ATGGACTGATGTCTTATAGTATTCCAGACGGACATCaaatgatctacagaggcctgGACGTCTTCTTCAACGACTCGGTTTATGATGGAGCTTCAGCTGAAAG TTCGTCCGTACACCCCTTCACCAAACTGACAAAGGGCCTCGGCCAGCTGACAGACGGCACGTGGGGTCTGGACGATTTCCTCCACAGCCACATCTACAGCATGTGGCCTGGATACGACTACGTGGGCTGGAACAACAGGAGCTTCCCCAGAGGTTACGTCGAGCTGATTTTTGACTTTGACCACGTCCGAAACTTCACCTCCATGAAG GTTCATTGCAACAACATGTTCAGCCGTGGAGTGAGGATGTTCAGACAGGTCACCTGTTATTTCCGGTCAGAATCAGAGTGGGAGGCCGACCCAGTGACGTTCAGGCCAACTGTTGACCGCGTGAGCCAAAACGCCCGTTTTATCACAGTGCCCCTCGGGGACCACACAGCCAGCGCCATCAAATGCCGTTTCCACTTCAGTGACCTTTGGATGCTGTTCAGCGAGGTGGCCTTCCAGTCAG GTTCGGCAGTGTACAACACATCGTTGACTCCTCGCAAACACGGGCCCCCCACAAACATCCTGCCAG GGGACGATCCTACCCATAAAGTGGACGACAGCAACACCAGGATCCTGATTGGCTGCTTGGTGGCTATTATAGCCATCCTAATGACTATCATAGTCATCATCCTGTGGCGGCAGGTCTGGCAAAAGATGCTTGAGAAG GCGTCGCGTCGCATGCTGGATGATGAACTCACAGCTCGTCTCGCCGTCCAGACCCAGGCCTTCTCCTTCCACCACTCCTCCCTGTGCAGCGAGGGAGGCTCGACCTCCAACTCCACCTATGAGAGGATCTTCCCCCTCTGCGCTGACTACCAGGAGCCTTCACGCCTCATCCGGAAGCTGCCAGAGTTTGCTCAGTCCTCTGAACACCTTG AACTGAGCACCTCCTGCAGAGCCCTCGCAGCCAGCGCTTCAGACAGTGCGCCCCACTATGCGGAGGCAGATATCATCAGTCTGCAGGAGTCTTCAGACAGCAGCACCCACTCCATCACCGCTGTCAGCATGaatctcttctctggcaccgaTTCATCCATGAGAGAATTCCCCAGACAGAAGCTCACCTTCAAGGAGAAACTGGGAGAGGGACAGTTTGGAGAA GTGCACTTATGCGAGGCAGAGGGCATGCAGGACTTCCTGGATGAGGATTTGTCTATAGAGGGTAACAATGAGTCACCTCTGCTCGTTGCAGTTAAAACACTGAGGGAAGATGCTAACAAGAATGCCAG GAATGACTTCTTGAAGGAGATCCGGATCATGTCCCGTCTGAGGGACCCCAACATTGTCCGTCTGCTGGCAGTGTGCGTGGACACAGACCCTCTGTGCATGATCACCGAGTACATGGAAAACGGAGACCTGAACCAGTTCCTGTGCAGCCTCAGACTAAAAGAGGAAGACAAggcagacgaggaggaggagaaagaagggaagagCATGGTCTG TTATGTTAAGCTGATTGGCATGGCGGTGCAGATTGCATCTGGTATGAAGTACTTGTCCTCACTCAACTTTGTACACCGTGATCTGGCGACTCGCAACTGCCTGGTGGGTAAGAACTACACCATAAAGATTGCTGATTTTGGCATGAGTCGGAACCTGTACAGAGGGGACTACTACCGGATCCAGGGGAGAGCGGTCCTGCCCATTCGCTGGATGTCATGGGAGAGCATCCTGCTT GGAAAGTTCACCATGGCTAGTGACGTGTGGGCGTTCGGCGTGACTCTGTGGGAGATCTTGACTCTGTGTAAGGAGCAGCCCTACTCCCAGCTCTCTGATGAGCAAGTCATTGAAAACACAGGCGAGTTCTTCAGGGACAAAGGGAAGCAG GTGTACCTTCCCAAGCCTCCATGCTGTCCCGACAGTGTCTACAATGATCTGATGCTTGGCTGCTGGCGGAGAAACGCTAAGCAGAGGCCGAGCTTTCAGGAGATAAACACTCAGCTGATGGAGAGCCTGGCACAGCAGAAATGA